One genomic segment of Natranaeroarchaeum aerophilus includes these proteins:
- a CDS encoding 50S ribosomal protein L23 codes for MTQDRDVIVHPLVTEKAMNDMDFENKLQFIVDVDAAKPEIADAISHRFDVEVVDVNTQITMDGTKKATIKLGPDDAADEVASRIGVF; via the coding sequence ATGACGCAGGATCGAGATGTCATCGTTCATCCCCTCGTCACCGAGAAGGCGATGAACGACATGGACTTCGAGAACAAGCTCCAGTTCATCGTCGATGTCGACGCCGCGAAGCCCGAGATCGCCGATGCGATCTCGCATCGCTTCGACGTCGAGGTCGTCGACGTGAACACACAGATCACCATGGACGGTACCAAGAAAGCGACCATCAAGCTCGGCCCCGACGACGCGGCCGACGAAGTCGCATCCAGAATCGGGGTGTTCTGA
- a CDS encoding 50S ribosomal protein L2 produces MGRRIQGQRRGRGGSTFRAPSHRYKSDKQHKTPEDSDIVSGTVVDIEHDPARSAPIAVVEFDDGDQRMILTPEGVAVGDTIQVGISAEIQPGNTLPLAEIPEGVPVCNVESSPGDGGKFARSSGVSADLITHDRDAAVVQLPSGEVKRLDPECRATIGVVAGGGRTEKPFVKAGNKYHKMKARGTKYPRVRGVAMNAVDHPFGGGGRQHPGKPKSVSRDTPPGRKVGDIASSRTGRGGKE; encoded by the coding sequence ATGGGACGACGAATTCAGGGACAACGACGCGGTCGGGGTGGCTCGACGTTCCGAGCCCCCTCGCATCGGTACAAGTCCGACAAACAGCACAAGACCCCCGAAGACAGCGATATCGTCTCCGGAACGGTTGTCGACATCGAACACGACCCGGCGCGCAGCGCGCCGATCGCAGTCGTCGAGTTCGACGACGGCGATCAGCGGATGATCCTCACCCCCGAAGGTGTCGCAGTCGGCGACACGATTCAGGTTGGGATCTCCGCGGAGATCCAGCCGGGCAACACGCTTCCGCTCGCCGAGATTCCGGAAGGTGTCCCCGTCTGTAACGTCGAGTCCAGCCCCGGTGACGGTGGCAAGTTCGCCCGATCCTCGGGCGTCAGCGCCGACCTCATCACGCACGACCGAGATGCGGCCGTCGTGCAGCTGCCAAGCGGCGAGGTCAAGCGACTCGATCCCGAGTGCCGAGCGACCATCGGGGTCGTCGCCGGCGGTGGCCGAACGGAGAAGCCGTTCGTCAAAGCCGGTAACAAGTATCACAAAATGAAAGCCCGGGGCACGAAGTACCCCCGCGTCCGTGGCGTCGCCATGAACGCGGTCGACCACCCCTTCGGTGGCGGTGGCCGCCAGCACCCCGGCAAACCGAAATCCGTCTCGCGGGACACCCCGCCGGGCCGGAAGGTCGGTGACATCGCGTCCAGCCGAACCGGACGAGGTGGAAAAGAATGA
- the rpl4p gene encoding 50S ribosomal protein L4: MQATVRDLDGEDAGTIDLPDVFETPIRTDLIERAVLAAQANRKQDYGSDEYAGLRTPAESQGSGRGMAHVPRENGTARRVPQAVSGRRAHPPKAEKDQGLDINDKERKLATRAAIAATADVETVAERGHEFDEDLELPLVVDDEFEGLEKTQEVVSLLEALGIHEDVERADENRSVRAGRGTTRGRKYTNPRSILFVTSSEAGPSRAARNLAGADVATASEVNTEDLAPGANGGRLTVFTESAIEEVADR; this comes from the coding sequence ATGCAGGCAACAGTACGTGACCTCGACGGTGAGGACGCGGGCACGATCGACCTTCCGGACGTCTTCGAGACGCCGATCCGGACGGATCTGATCGAGCGCGCAGTGCTCGCCGCTCAGGCAAACCGGAAACAGGACTACGGCTCGGACGAGTACGCTGGGCTTCGCACGCCTGCGGAGTCTCAGGGTAGCGGCCGCGGCATGGCACACGTGCCACGCGAGAACGGCACTGCCCGACGCGTCCCCCAGGCCGTCAGTGGCCGCCGTGCACACCCACCGAAGGCCGAGAAAGACCAGGGCCTCGACATCAACGACAAGGAGCGAAAGCTCGCGACCCGCGCCGCGATCGCCGCAACGGCGGACGTGGAGACGGTCGCCGAGCGCGGTCACGAGTTCGACGAGGATCTCGAACTCCCGCTCGTTGTCGACGACGAGTTCGAGGGCCTGGAGAAGACCCAGGAGGTCGTCTCCTTGCTCGAAGCGCTCGGCATCCACGAGGACGTCGAACGCGCCGACGAGAACCGATCGGTCCGCGCTGGTCGAGGGACGACCCGCGGACGGAAGTACACGAACCCGCGGTCGATCCTCTTTGTCACGTCGAGCGAGGCAGGCCCGTCCCGAGCGGCCCGCAACCTCGCCGGCGCTGACGTCGCGACGGCAAGCGAGGTCAACACGGAAGACCTCGCCCCCGGCGCGAACGGAGGCCGACTGACAGTGTTCACCGAAAGCGCCATCGAGGAGGTGGCAGACCGATGA